The Clupea harengus chromosome 5, Ch_v2.0.2, whole genome shotgun sequence genomic sequence TGGTAACTGTCAGTGTCACATTAAACCCTGCTTCCCCATCCCTCCCTGCTTCTGTCAACCTGCTGCCGGGAACTAACAGCAAAGATACAGCAAGAACGTAAGTCTGCTCACCtaacaatatctctctctctctctctcctctctctctctctctctctgtgtgtgtgtgtgtgtttgtgtgagttgatGAGACTGTCCCTGTGAGATGTTGGGAGAGATCAATGACATGAATGACATTCAGTAATATGTATGTGAAAAGGAGAatgttaacatgtgtgtgtgtgtgtgtgtgtgtgtatgtgtgtgtgtgtgtatgtgtgtgtgtgtatttgtgtgtgttctgtaccgTCGCCATCACGAGAAAGCGGCACCatggaggcagacacacaccataataCACCACCATAGAttagagcagacacacacaccataatacACCACCATAGATTAGAGCAGACAGCCTCCCTGGGACTGAGAAAAGACATAGTTTCATTTAATGAGGGGGTCCTGCAGGCAGTCAGGTAGAAGCAGAACAACATGGAACAGCTCAGTTGCCTCTCTCACCCAGTGTGAGCCACTCACTGCAGCCCAGTGATCCAGGAGATGGATGCACTAAGGTTTAGACTCTTCTCAAGCTCTCATCTACAGCAGCAATCACACCTCCCCATCAGACTTATTTCAGTGTACATCAGAGCTGTTTCATCACACTGGTAGAATTCTCATATTTTAAAAAGAGAACCAGAGTAAATGTATGTCAGTGATGAAAACACCATATGCACCCAGAACCCATACAGGAACATGAGACAGGAAGGACGTTGGTGAATTAGAATGAAGGCCAAAGATATTCATGCATCATACAGATGATGGGTGTCGTTTCAGAAATACCACTCCAGTTACCATAGCGCTCCATCATTAGTGTAGGCAGCAATGAGAGTCTGTGTGGAGGAGATACTGCAATGATAAATGGAGGCCTTATTAagtgccctctttctctctctcactctctctctccctctctttctcccctcatctctttgcccctctctctctatcgttctctctatctctccccttctctctctatacaGTGAAACAGCCACCCACCATTGTGAAACAGTCTCCAAAGGACTACATTGTAGACCCCCGAGATAGCATCATCATTGAATGTGAAGCTAAGGGGAACCCGCCGCCAATGTGAGTGCTGACCAACACACAATCGCCTCTTTcaacatctcctctcctccctccctccctccctcccctgctttccttccctctttttgtttttctcactcTGCTCACTTCTGACCATGTCCTCTTGGGGATGTCTGCCTTTCACCAatctttctctcacaggcactctctctctctctctgtctctctctgtccgtgtctgtgtctgtgtctctgtctgtgtctcactcttctcatctctctcctcacctgctTTCCTGGCTCGCCTCTTTCTCTTCCGCTCCACACTGCGCCCgtctctcatttttctctcgccccctctctccagccccTTTGTCTGTCTcgatctctctgtccctccatcaCTTGGCTCTGGCCTTtgtcatcctgtctctctctttctcctcctctgcaaccacccccccccccctcccctcccctgccatGTCTTAATTGAGGATGACAGCCATTAGTGAGAACAGAGAGGCCTGCCTGGCCCGGTGCATCTCCACTGGGGAGAGAGCAGGCATGAGCACCCTCCTCTGCCCCAAACCCCCGTTATCACACCATCAGATACAGAGTACAGGCACAGGCAACCAGAtaccatgcctctctctctctctctctctctctctctctccctctccctttctcactcaaCTCTTTCTTGTGTTCTCCCCTCTGCTTACATAAGCCATATGAATCCTTGACCAGCTGAGGACAGTGGTTCCATTCACGGGGcgcgtttgtgtttgtttgccaggCCATATTAGAGGGGTTGTTTACATAATGCCACCGCCATGGTGGCTCTCCCAGGAAGGGCACTGTGCTGGAATAATGCGCCCGGATGGCTATTCATGCCCATGGAACACTCAGTCACAGCACTTCCCAAAATGACTCTGATTggctattttttgtttttttgttgttgtggaaACTTTTTGGTGGTTGTTGAATGTTTTGGTCCCCTTTGAGAGTGTGGCGTTTTGAAATTCACCTGTCTCTCACCGTGTGTTCAGTTATGACGTGTGAGCTTTGGAGCTGGCTTACTTCCTGACTGACTGCTCCTCACGGATGGAGCGAAGCACGGTGTGCACACCAGGGTACCCACACAGCAGCTAGCTAACTCTGGAGCGGCTCTGgcgtggtcatgtgaccaaacCCAGCCAGTCATCCGCCACCTGAGTGTAGATCTCTGAGCGTACACATATGTTCCACACTATTGACCCTCAAAGGATATTTCAGCGCCCACTGTCTTATCAGTGAGGAAGTTACTAGACACTGATCTGTACGACAGTCTACATAGCAGCTGCCTGTGTAAGAAATCCAGTCAGGTCAGATCGAGGCCAAACCAGGGCTaaaccagggccagaccagggccagaccagggccagaccagggccagatctggtATAACCACTGCAGCTTCTGTGCTTCTGTGGGCGAGCCATCAGGCCCCTTCTGCAAGTGTCTTTCTGCTCACGtctgcccctctgtgtgtgtttttgcgtggGGGTGCCGCCATCAGGTACGAGTGGAAGCGGAATTCGCGGTACTTCAACGTGGGCAAGATGCCGCACGTGACGCAGCGGAAGCCGTCGGGGACGTTGGAGATCTCCTCCCGCAATGGCGGCAGGCCCGAGGACTACGAGGGCGAGTACCAGTGCTTCGCCTCCAACGAGTTTGGCATAGCGGTGTCCAATAAGATCCTGCTGCGAATCTCCAGTGAGtgcaaacacaatcacacacacacacagacacacacacacacactcacatagactgTGTAGCACCCAGCACTTTGGACACACTATTagattcacccacacacacacacacactctttcgcacacgcacacacacacacacacgtgcatcagAGTTGAGGTGTAGGTGGGATATATGGTGTATGATAATGTGTGATgtgacgtgtgtctgtgtgatcatGTTAGTGAAAATGTGAGTAGAGtacatgagtgtatgagtgtgtgtgtcagagtgtacatctgtctgtttgctgatgtatgtgtgttatagtTTGTGTGCGAACGGATGAATAATCACGTGTGTGTAATAATGCGAGAGACAGATGCATGCAGAAAGGTGTTTGCATTAGCGTGAGCCAAACTGTTTGTAACATTACGAGCgtaagtatgtgtatgtctgataTCGCGTGGAAAAGTGAGTGAAGGTGTCCTTgacggcatgtgtgtgtgtgtgcgtgtgagagacagagagtgcgtgtgtgtatgtgattcatTAGGAGTATCACTGTAAGAAGTGTCTGAGGGTAACTGCTGTGCTCGCTGCAGAGTCTCCGCTGTGGCCGAAGGAGGTGCTGGAGCCCCTAGTGGTGACTGAGGGTACCTCGCTGGTGCTGCCCTGCAACCCGCCGCCCGGCCTGCCCCCGCCCAACACCTTCTGGATGAACAGTGGTGAGCACCGCTCTCTTCGCTCCCTCCGTCCGGCACTCTTCCTGTcatgtgtccctctctctctgttcttctctctatGGAATTATTTCTTTGctactctttctgtctttccgtcttctttcatttctacactgtctttgtatctgtctgtctctgtctctgtctccgtctctgtctctgtatctgtctgtctctgtctctgtctctgtctctgtctctgtctctgtctctgtatctgtcttaTTCTTggtatttctctgtctctgtctctgtctctgtctctgtctctgtctctgtctctgtctctgtctttgtatcTGTCTTATTCTTggtatttctctgtctctgtctctgtctctgtctctgtctctgtctctgtctttgtatctgtctctgtctctgtctttgtatcTGTCTTATTCTTggtatttctctgtctctgtctctgtctctgtctctgtctttgtatcTGTCATATTCTTggtatttctctgtctctgtctctgtctctgtctttgtctctgtctctgtctctgtctctgtctctgtctctgtctctgtctccgtctcgcTGTCCCTTACTCTATCCCTCCCTTCTTTGACTTGCTGTGTTAGACTGTGGTGCCACCgccctctgtgtcctcctgctCTGCAGTGTCCATTACTGCTGAGCAagtgcatgtgattgtgtgcttctctctctctctgtctgtgagtgtgtgtgtgcgccttagtgcgtgtgtgtgtgtttgtgtgtgtgtgtgtgtgtgagagagagagagagactgtgtgtgcacgagtgtgtgtggatgagagagacagagagacggagagagggagagagggagaaagagagagagagagtgtgtgtgtgtgtgtgtgtgtgtgtgtgtgtgtcatgctgccCTGCATTGCCTCTTAAAACAGCTGAGAGGGCAGAAGCAGTGAGAGCACAGGTCCTGGGAGACACGCTCCCCCTGCAGCCTCAGGGCCGGCCCATTCCTCCAAGCCCACACAGGGCTCCGCACTCAGGCCACAGAGCCCCACTGAAACCAGCCTGGTTCATCCAGCCCTTACCCTGGCAGACCCTTTCTCTCTGAAAGGGCTCCTTCGTCCATCCCACCTCGCAAAAAGGGATTCTTTTCTGCCCTTGCTTATCGTAGTAGACCCTCATATCAGGTATCTTCCTGCGTAGTTACATCACATTGCCAAAATtggactcttttttttctttacagtgGAAGTGACTGATGGCCAGTACTTTCTGGTCACTGGCGTTTTGTTGTGTAACTCTTTTTGTGCTGCACCGGCAAGCAGACCTTGTATGGGTGACTGCTGGCATGAGGCGGAGTCGCTGCTGCTGTCGCTAGGGGAGTTCAGCTGCCTGTCCCTGGGCAGATGAGCggccctccatctccatctcttcctcactGTCTGCTCTGTCCTTGTTTCCGCAGACATGCAGACTATCCAACAGGACGCCCGCGTGTCCATGGGGCTCAATGGAGACCTCTACTTCTCCAGCGTCCTGGCCAAGGACTCCAGCACAGACTACAGCTGCAATGCCCGTTTTGTCTTCACCTACACCATCCAGCAGAAGAACCCCTTCAGCCTCAAAGTGCAGAGCCGTGAGTTTGTCTCCCCTCTGTACCGTTAGGGGCTGATTAAGAAGCAGCCTCCACCACAACAGTGTttttcagtgtgtatgtatctgagATGTGCTGCCATCTAGAGGTGAAGTGAAGACCACACCTCTACTCTAATTCCACCTGCCCTGTAGTGtatagttgtttttttcccatgaAGGTTTACATAGACAAATGGAGACATACTTTTTTATTACTATCTATGTGGTTGACCTTCACACACAATGCTCTTCCTCCACACTTTATGTGTAGATTTATTTGAATggatgctttaaaaaaaaaaaaacatcaataatTCATACGGTTAAAAGTTGAAGTGGCAATGAGTCAACATGAACATAAATTGTGTATTGTTTGGGCCATGGACACTCAGGGATAATGGATCGCATTGATCTGATCTTCCTTAAAACAGGGGGCACTGAGACCCAGGAGAGCCATCTGTCAAGTGGGCATGCGGTCGGGCTCACACAGGTCCCAGGAGGCATCCTCACTTATGCTGTCGTGTTGATGGGACTACAAAAGCAGAATTATTTTAGGCACTACCCTTAATGTATTGCTTTGCTCAATGCATTATAGTTTTTGCGTTGTTTTGTTAGTTAGCATTGCTTGTTTACAGTAAGCAGAGCATGTTTCGCACACACACCGGCTATCCTCAGTGTTCTTGTTGCTAGGGTTCTTGTGATCTGCTGTGATTCTTAGTCCATCACCACTCTATTCACAGAGCAACCTTACAATGATTCTTCCTCTTTCAACCTGACTGACCCGTATGGTGGTGAGTCTGACCTCTCATTGTTTGCCACGTCTCTCATGGCAACATGCTGCCGGGAGACCAACCTAACGACCTTGCTAGCCTATTACCACTAGAACCCCTCATTTTGATAACGTTTTAACATGCCAGTAGTCTAATACCTACTTCTGCTGTGTGTACTTCTGCACACATGACATCATTAGCGGgggactcgtgtgtgtgtgtgtgtgtgtgtgtgtgtgtgtgtgtgtgtgtgtgtgtgtgtgtgttgtgtgttgtgtgttgtgtgtgtgtgtgtgtgtgtgtgaggtgtctatgaaagacagtgagagtgagggttAAATATGTTCCTGCCAGCTCTCATCCAAGCCAATGCAGAACTGGTGTCAGTTTATGACAGTGTCTGAACCATGGCATGACCCCACAGAACTATGATGGGGCTCTAAGCCACTTGACAGGCTCTGCGCTGAAGCCCAGACAGCTGGTATATGCTCAGGGAGCTGCAGTGCTGCTTCTCGCTGCTTTTTTAAGGACTCTATCACACAGTGGGAGTCTCTCAAGCGCGCGGGCGTAGAACAAACACTCGGCAGGCGAGCACTAACACACTCCCCCTGGCTGGCACCATTGTTGTCACGGTGACGTGTCGCCGTGTCTCTGACGGCCCTTGTCATTTTTTTGTAACgctttctccctcctctgtgtctccccGATCCCACTCACAATGGCCATTGTCACTTTATCTTCAGGGCTCTCACAATGTGAATGGCCTTTCGCAGATCCAATAACACCACAAATAATATGCATTACAATAGGGAACTAATGCTGTTCACATGGGACTAGACTCATAGGGCTTCTGGAGGGAGTCCTATCCTCCACACTCCATGTGACTCACATTTCTAACTCGCCATCTGTCTGCACTGTTTGAGCTCTTATGTGTTTGAAGTCTGTCATGTCTGTCATGtcaagaaaaaaaggaatgttATTGGTCTCATTATCATGTTTGTCTtgtcatatatacatacactttCATTACTGAGATTGTCCCATAGTGTTCTCTCCTGAGGTACATGAAAGTATTCTACAGCTTTCTGAGATCCTGTGCTGGACATTCATTTCAATCAGTAACAGGCAGTGTTTGTTACAGCGAGATGTAGGCAGACAGGCTTGCTTGGATATGCAAAGAAGGCCTCAGCATTTTTGGGAGTCAAGCAATTAATAACCAAACTACAGCCCATCCCAAAGGCAGTTGCTGGCTAGCCTCCAAAATCACAACGCATGCACAAAAGTCAAATGAACCGTGGGTGTAGAGACTTGCACTTTCGTAACCCTTGGCTCTGGTGTTAAAATGCCTCAGTGCTAACAAGGCTTAGTCAGATGTCTTACAACTCTTTATTTACCAGCAAGCCTCTACAGAAGTGACATAGTGGAAGCAGGCTAATTACACACGTCTCTTTGGAGCTGATTTTAAACTGTGACACAGTTTAAAATGCAGTTCtttaaaaagattaaaaaaattatCAGGAAGGGGTAAtggctatgctatgctaactcTGTTTTCATATTCTGACCAAAATTTTAGTTGCAGATCTTAAACTTACAGTTTGTCTCCTCCAGCATCCACCACATGACTCGATTAGTGATAGTGACAGGATATGAAACCTCAGCCTCATCCATTTTGAAACTGCATGAGATGAAATCATGTGAGGCGATGAAATGTTATATTTCTACAGCAGGAAACACGAAGGGACATATTTATTTGATATGAAACAACAGCTGTTGTTTTAGCTACGCTGCTCAGCATGCTGGGATACTGCAGTCAGCCGAAGGCCTGCACGGGGAAGGCCAGCCCAGTCTTTCCCAGTCTGTTGAGCCGGCCGCTCTACTTCAACTCAAGCACAGGCTGGGTGTCCCCAGCTAGGTTcggcctcgtgtgtgtgttcacgttcactcttcatcctcctccagcCCGTCACGTGCCTGAAACCTCACCCAGCTTCCTGACGCCCTCCGGCCTGGTCAGCTCCAAGATGGTGCTCCGCGGGgagcagctgctgctggagtgCATCGCTGCCGGAGTGTGAGTGCGGAAAAGATGACagcacccagacacacccaaCCCTGCTGTTTTTCACTGAGCGCAGATTAGCACTAATAACATTTTCGGCTGTATCCCATTCCAGAATGCTTGGATCATTTATGATTATtactaggttttttttttttttttttttaaatagtcatTTTAGCCTTGGAATGAACGTTTGAAAAAGCAGAACTGATCTGAACATTTATAAAATGAAGGGTCTGCTCAGATGTTTGTGAAGTCACACCTaataacccccctccccccctgcacAGCCCCACTCCCAGTATCAAGTGGTTCAAGAAGGGTGGAGACCTGCCCATGAAGAGGGTCAAGCTGGAGAGCTTTAACAAGACGCTACGCATCATCAACGTCTCGGAGGAGGACTCTGGCGACTACATGTGCATGGCCAACAACAAGATTGCCAGTATCCAGCACACGATATCCGTCCAGGTCAAAGGTTAGACATCCTCCACTGTTTTATGTCCAGTTCGTTTTTGAACACAGTCACAACTGTATATCCATCCTCATATGTAATCACTATATCTAAACAGGTTAACAAATGATCATGAAAGAAAGTAGGTTATAACACGGATAGAAATGCCTCTACAGTATTTCAAAATGGTCTTGTTGTGTTACCTAATCAGGAGGAGTTGTTCTTCCTAGGCTGCCAATGATTTCAGAACCATTTAAACAAAAGAGTGAGACTTTGGATTTGCAGCAGCTCGGTGTCACTGTGACATTCTTGAGGTGTGCCCTCAATGTTGTGATTGTCCCGCTAACTGTGTGACACGTGTGCTCCTCCCCAGCCGCCCCACACTGGCTGGACAAGCCACAAAACCTCGTCCTCGCGCCGGACGAGAATGGACGCATGACTTGCATCGCCCACGGCAACCCAAAGCCCACGATCCAGTGGCTGATGAACGGGGAGCCCATAGAGAGTGAGTCCAGTCTGCAGCCCCCTGTGCAGTACCTGCTAGCAACCGTCCTCATGTACCCTGTAGTGCTCAGAAGCCACAAAAATGACCTCTTTCTGTGGAGAGAGTGTATTGACTGTCTGATATCTGTCTGAACACTTTAGTGAGTGAGGAGGCGAGTGCATGAGTAGTTGGTTAAACTCCAAAAAGATTTTATCCTCCTCCTCGTTTGTCTAATGGCGAaaaacaaaaatgcacacagtgGACTGGCCTCCAGCTGTCTGACCAGCCTATCAAAACTCCCGCAGGTACTCTGCCGAACCCGAGTCGGGAGGTGGAGGGTGACACCATCATATTCCGCCGCGTGTTAGTGGGAGGCAGCGCCGTGTACCAGTGTAACGCCTCCAACGAGCACGGCTACCTGCTGGCCAACGCCTTCATCAACATACTGGGTGAGGGCAGACGCTCCACTGTGCACTGAGCTTATTGTCCAGCTGGAATCAGAATTCAGCTCTAACCTGTCCCCGTCTGTTGGTTCACAGACATGAAGCCCATGATGCTCGGGCCCAAGACCCAGCTGATCAAAGTCGTGGAGAACAACCGCACCTTCCTGGACTGCCCTTTCTTCGGCGCTCCAATTCCCACGCTGCGCTGGTGAGTATGCATCAGGCACCGCAGGAGTAACGCAGTCTGGTTAAAAACACAATGTTTCATGAGTTTATTTATTGGCTCAGACAGCCAGACTGATGCTGTCATCTATCTGTTTGGGCCCTCAGCATATTTAATTTGATGTGTCCAACACAAGTGTCACAGACAGAGCTTCTCTggtaaaaacacagagaaactcTGTGTATTGTGCCAATAAATTAAACattgtgttgtgcatgtgtgtgtgtgtgtgtgtgtgtgtgtgtgtgtgtgtgtgtgtaggttcaaGAATGGGCTGGGCAGTGGGCTGGACGGCGGGCACTACAGGGCCTACGTGAATGGCACTCTGGAGATCAAGCGGGCACTGCCCGAGGACCAGGGCACGTACACCTGTGTGGCCAGCAACATCATGGGCAAAGTTGAGATCCAGGTTCGgctggaggtcaaaggtcagtcagtcagtcaagcaTTCTTATCCAAGGTCATTTTTGTTCTTTGCCCTGCAGTGGGGCATTTACAGTACATGAAAAAGCGCACGGCCTGAGCATGAATATTGTGACCTTAGCTACAGCTCACAACGAGCTTCAAAATGCCACCAAGcaaattcatttaaaagtaCCTGGTAAGCACTCCACTGGAGCAAAACCCATGACTGTGATGTTATTATAGCAATGGGTAGGTCAGGTAAGGGCATTCATGCTTCAGCCTGCCTTTTGTTGTCTTTGCAGTGCACTTACCACCTGTGAAATATTTTCAAGTCTTTTGTGATTTCAAGTCTTTTGTGTTGTTGCATCGTTCCAGAGCCCACCCGCATAGTGAGAGCCCCTGAGCACGTGTCCTCTACTCGGGGAAGCTCGGTTCGCTTCAACTGCCGCATCAAACACGACCCCACCATGGCCATTCACGTCACCTGGCTGAAGAATGACCAGCCACTCAGCTACGCCTGGAGGTAAACACCAGTTAGAAGCAAACTAATGGTGTCATTTTCTCCGAAGTGATCTGAAATGTGTTTGCAAGGGTGCTCCACTCTGTCATAATATCGGTATGTATAATAGTGGTATGctctgtgtccgtgtctgtgcaGGATGAAGAAGGATGAAGAGTCTCTGACCATCACCAACATCAACGAGGGAGACCAGGGCACCTACACCTGCCTGGTCAAGACTGAGATAGATGAGGACTCTGCTTCTGCGCGTCTTACAGTtcttggtacacacacacacacacacacaaagaaaaactttGATCCTCCCTTTccaaataacaaaaataaccCTGTTGCCCTCAAGTAGCCTTGTCTGTCTAAAAATAACAATCAACCAATAATCTCACAGCTGAAAATTGCTCTGCATGTTGAAAACTCTGACGTGATtgtcactgactctctctcctgGACTAATGCTGTACTAACCATATGACCTTTATCTCGCAGAGGAGGAATCCTTGTCTCCCTCCAATCGTAGTCCCATGCTAGCAGGTAACACTCGTGTCTAAATATGACTCTTTCCCTTCTAACTGGAGATATGAAGATGTGGCTGTACAGGGCTTTGAATAGCATATTCAGAGCGACACACTATCTTCATATGCCACTGATCAAACCGAGCCTTTAATTGAGGGCTCTAGTAAGAAATAGATTGCATAATCATGTGTCAGGATGTCTGTCATGGAAATCGGTGCCCGTATCACGTGATGGTGAAGAATAGAATACTGTAAAACACAAATTCAAATAAGCTatctcatatactgtatgtggacAGATGTGTCCACTTTTATGTCAAATACTTTCAATTTGAGTTTTCGGCAAATTAATTTGTTAACATTGATACTGGTTTATAGTAGTGTACAAGTCATAGTCAAAGTATGAGACGCTATGTATATGAtatcttttagtttttttaactTTAATCACATTGTTGTAAGGTCTATGAAAATGTGAGTGTGGACTAGCTACTTGTGTATGCCGCCTAtgcagtatatactgtatgtcatgcAGTATTTCACACAAGCTTAAAAGCCCCCCGTTCTCGTGCAGACCGCCCAGAGTCTCCAAAAGACCTGGAGCTATCTGACCTGCTTGTGCGCAGCGTCAGACTCACCTGGGTACCTGGAGATGACAACAACAGCCCAATCACAGGTGGGTGATCTCAAACACATAGTCATAGACACAGATgcgcacttacacacagacacacagcactttCAACTCAGTAGCACACAATGTGAACCGTATATAAAGCTTCTCAGATTCATTCACAGCATACACAGCAAATACAGtgtagatacatacatacattactacatacatacatatatacatacatacatacatacatacatacatacatacatacatacatacatacatacatacatacatacacatgcagaaacTAGTCATAGACATTTGCAAGcatatttatttgcatttgcacacatacatacccactcactcctcctcactccctATCTTTCTTTTCCTATGCAGAGTTCCTGGTTCAGTTCGAGGAGAACCGATGGGAGCCTGGCAAATGGCAGAACCTATCCAGTCACCCAGGCAACGTGAACTCTGTGCTGCTGGAGCTGTCCCCCTTCGTCAACTACCAGTTCAGGGTGATCGCCATCAACGAAGTTGGTCAGAGCCAACCCAGCAGGCCCTCCCTGCGCTACCAGACTAGCGGAGCAGGTAAGctttgagggagagggagggataaggataaggaaagagagagagagaaagagagagagagaaagagagagagagttggttaAGTGGAAAAGCTGGTTCTGAATCCTTCATAAATCATAAATTCATAAattggtcactgtgtgtgtgtgtgtgtgtgtgtgtgtgtgtgtgtgtgtgtgtgtgtgtgtgtgtgtgtgtgtgtgtgcgtgtgtgattatACACCTGAGAAGATCTGAATTCTACATAATTGTACCATGAGGGACCAGTGTCCCATGAATCAGTGTAATGATGTGAGATGGCCTTCCTCAGCTCCAGATATCGCTCCTGAGGACATCAAAGGCATGGGCTCGAAGAAGAACAACATGGAGATCACCTGGAAGGTTAGCCACCGAGGGCGCAGCAAGCACATGTTTACATATGACCAtctcagacacaaacagcacacaaacagtctAGAAAACGAGTAGCTTATTAAATCTTCACCATCAACAGTAGGGAAGGTGCTTATACCAACTGTCAATGATTGTAACAATTTCCAGTCATCTTAAAAATATTCaacttctatgtgtgtgtgtgtgtgtgtgtgtgtgtgtctacagccCCTCTCTGACATTCAGAAGAATGCACCCAACATTGTGTATGAGGTGTCATGGAAGAAGAAGGACATGGAGGAGTGGAACTCCATCAACACCACCAAGGCCAAGCACATGGTCCATGACACCGAGACCTACGAGCCTTTCCACATCAAGATCCAGGCCATCAACGACTTCGGCCGGGGTCCAGAGTCTGCTGTGGTGCTCGGCTACTCCGGGGAAGACTGTAAGTCCTGGTTGCCTGGGGAAGGACCTGAGCTGAACCGGCTTTTTCTCATAGTTTGGCATACAACTGATCAGGGATCAGTATGTGAATGCTCAGTGGTTATTGCTGTCTCCCTTGAAAGGTGTAGAGCACTATGA encodes the following:
- the nfasca gene encoding neurofascin homolog (chicken) a isoform X18: MLKQGKRSGLATWPLLLIFLRAVASIEVPLDPKIQQELKQPPTIVKQSPKDYIVDPRDSIIIECEAKGNPPPMYEWKRNSRYFNVGKMPHVTQRKPSGTLEISSRNGGRPEDYEGEYQCFASNEFGIAVSNKILLRISKSPLWPKEVLEPLVVTEGTSLVLPCNPPPGLPPPNTFWMNSDMQTIQQDARVSMGLNGDLYFSSVLAKDSSTDYSCNARFVFTYTIQQKNPFSLKVQSQQPYNDSSSFNLTDPYGARHVPETSPSFLTPSGLVSSKMVLRGEQLLLECIAAGVPTPSIKWFKKGGDLPMKRVKLESFNKTLRIINVSEEDSGDYMCMANNKIASIQHTISVQVKAAPHWLDKPQNLVLAPDENGRMTCIAHGNPKPTIQWLMNGEPIESTLPNPSREVEGDTIIFRRVLVGGSAVYQCNASNEHGYLLANAFINILDMKPMMLGPKTQLIKVVENNRTFLDCPFFGAPIPTLRWFKNGLGSGLDGGHYRAYVNGTLEIKRALPEDQGTYTCVASNIMGKVEIQVRLEVKEPTRIVRAPEHVSSTRGSSVRFNCRIKHDPTMAIHVTWLKNDQPLSYAWRMKKDEESLTITNINEGDQGTYTCLVKTEIDEDSASARLTVLEEESLSPSNRSPMLADRPESPKDLELSDLLVRSVRLTWVPGDDNNSPITEFLVQFEENRWEPGKWQNLSSHPGNVNSVLLELSPFVNYQFRVIAINEVGQSQPSRPSLRYQTSGAAPDIAPEDIKGMGSKKNNMEITWKPLSDIQKNAPNIVYEVSWKKKDMEEWNSINTTKAKHMVHDTETYEPFHIKIQAINDFGRGPESAVVLGYSGEDYPSATPAHFNVSKIDSTKVNVHWDPVDPSTVHGEFKEYRVYYSRESSLVRGLKVNKEKKTKGFFSSSGTGVLTDLVPFSQYKMYMVVANSRYEGPPSNTAEFKTKEGVPSAPKFFRIVQRSTHTVHLQWDKPLEPNGNLIGYTLQYYTVNGTQVGQRQVQSFLPNVTTFTLRLPDRSTRYKFYLAARTQVGAGEVYAEESPNFSNEAISTDSVDIATQGWFIGLMCAVALIVLILLIVCFIKRSRGGKYPVRDKKDLPLDPVDHKDQDGSFDYHSDEDNKPLQGSQTSLDGQVKESDDSLVDYGEGGDGQFNEDGSFIGQYTVKKDKEETEGNESSEATSPVNAIYSLA
- the nfasca gene encoding neurofascin homolog (chicken) a isoform X5, producing MLKQGKRSGLATWPLLLIFLRAVASIEVPLDPKIQQELKQPPTIVKQSPKDYIVDPRDSIIIECEAKGNPPPMYEWKRNSRYFNVGKMPHVTQRKPSGTLEISSRNGGRPEDYEGEYQCFASNEFGIAVSNKILLRISKSPLWPKEVLEPLVVTEGTSLVLPCNPPPGLPPPNTFWMNSDMQTIQQDARVSMGLNGDLYFSSVLAKDSSTDYSCNARFVFTYTIQQKNPFSLKVQSQQPYNDSSSFNLTDPYGARHVPETSPSFLTPSGLVSSKMVLRGEQLLLECIAAGVPTPSIKWFKKGGDLPMKRVKLESFNKTLRIINVSEEDSGDYMCMANNKIASIQHTISVQVKAAPHWLDKPQNLVLAPDENGRMTCIAHGNPKPTIQWLMNGEPIESTLPNPSREVEGDTIIFRRVLVGGSAVYQCNASNEHGYLLANAFINILDMKPMMLGPKTQLIKVVENNRTFLDCPFFGAPIPTLRWFKNGLGSGLDGGHYRAYVNGTLEIKRALPEDQGTYTCVASNIMGKVEIQVRLEVKEPTRIVRAPEHVSSTRGSSVRFNCRIKHDPTMAIHVTWLKNDQPLSYAWRMKKDEESLTITNINEGDQGTYTCLVKTEIDEDSASARLTVLEEESLSPSNRSPMLADRPESPKDLELSDLLVRSVRLTWVPGDDNNSPITEFLVQFEENRWEPGKWQNLSSHPGNVNSVLLELSPFVNYQFRVIAINEVGQSQPSRPSLRYQTSGAAPDIAPEDIKGMGSKKNNMEITWKPLSDIQKNAPNIVYEVSWKKKDMEEWNSINTTKAKHMVHDTETYEPFHIKIQAINDFGRGPESAVVLGYSGEDYPSATPAHFNVSKIDSTKVNVHWDPVDPSTVHGEFKEYRVYYSRESSLVRGLKVNKEKKTKGFFSSSGTGVLTDLVPFSQYKMYMVVANSRYEGPPSNTAEFKTKEGVPSAPKFFRIVQRSTHTVHLQWDKPLEPNGNLIGYTLQYYTVNGTQVGQRQVQSFLPNVTTFTLRLPDRSTRYKFYLAARTQVGAGEVYAEESPNFSNEELYTISVELTDDLVATTAPAPPPTTMPTTTISTTTTTTTTAPTTAPDTPIPTLAPTIPYARMVPTKGVEFKILATPWKEIWNLTVKPNSNYANVSWEHNFPADSSEFVLEYTLQSNKSRQSVSVKHEPHIKLAGLVEGAKYQLRVYSNEQHHISSTYVTFETSRAISTDSVDIATQGWFIGLMCAVALIVLILLIVCFIKRSRGGKYPVRDKKDLPLDPVDHKDQDGSFDYQNENSQQSKEEGSDENGSDEDNKPLQGSQTSLDGQVKESDDSLVDYGEGGDGQFNEDGSFIGQYTVKKDKEETEGNESSEATSPVNAIYSLA